The following coding sequences are from one Oryzisolibacter sp. LB2S window:
- a CDS encoding replication-associated recombination protein A, producing MTTSPSSHQPLAERLRPRQLSEVIGQQHILGPGKPLRLAFESGRPHSCIFWGPPGVGKTTIARLMAQAFDAQFIAISAVLGGVKDIRDAVVQAESARDGLMGQRTIVFVDEVHRFNKSQQDAFLPHVESGLFTFVGATTENPSFEVNSALLSRATVYVLQPLSGDELKQIVAKAQSLQALPAIENEALERLIAYADGDARRLLNTLETLAITAAQAQVQSITDAWLLQVLGQQMRRYDKGGEQFYDTISALHKSVRGSDPDAALYWLVRMLDGGADPRYMARRIIRMAWEDIGLADPRAMQIANEAAQTYERLGSPEGELALAQAVIYLAVAPKSNAGYMAYNKARAFVKQDGTRPVPMHLRNAPTRLMKELDYGKGYRYAHDEEDGFAAGESYLPEDMEPPGFYAPVPRGLEIKIGQKLEELRARNAAATDPGRQ from the coding sequence ATGACGACAAGCCCTTCCTCCCACCAGCCGCTGGCCGAGCGGCTGCGCCCGCGCCAGCTCTCCGAGGTGATTGGCCAGCAGCACATCCTCGGGCCCGGCAAGCCGCTGCGCCTGGCGTTCGAGTCCGGGCGACCCCATTCGTGCATCTTCTGGGGGCCACCCGGTGTGGGCAAGACGACGATAGCGCGCCTGATGGCGCAGGCGTTCGATGCGCAGTTCATCGCCATCAGCGCCGTGCTCGGAGGCGTCAAGGACATCCGCGATGCCGTGGTCCAGGCCGAGAGCGCGCGCGACGGGCTCATGGGGCAGCGCACCATCGTCTTCGTCGACGAGGTGCACCGCTTCAACAAGAGCCAGCAGGATGCGTTTCTGCCGCATGTGGAAAGCGGGCTGTTCACCTTCGTGGGTGCGACCACCGAAAACCCCTCGTTCGAGGTCAATTCGGCCCTGCTGTCGCGCGCCACGGTCTATGTGCTGCAACCCCTGTCCGGTGACGAGTTGAAGCAAATTGTGGCCAAGGCCCAATCCCTGCAAGCGCTTCCAGCTATTGAAAATGAAGCGTTGGAGCGCCTGATCGCCTACGCCGACGGCGACGCCCGGCGCCTGCTCAACACGCTGGAGACGCTGGCCATCACGGCCGCGCAGGCCCAGGTGCAGAGCATCACCGATGCCTGGCTGCTCCAGGTCCTGGGCCAGCAGATGCGCCGCTACGACAAGGGGGGCGAGCAGTTCTACGACACCATCAGCGCGCTGCACAAGTCGGTGCGTGGCAGCGACCCGGACGCGGCGCTGTACTGGCTGGTGCGCATGCTCGACGGCGGGGCCGACCCGCGCTACATGGCGCGGCGCATCATCCGCATGGCCTGGGAGGACATAGGCTTGGCCGACCCGCGCGCCATGCAGATCGCCAATGAGGCAGCGCAGACCTACGAGCGCCTGGGCAGCCCCGAGGGCGAGCTGGCCCTGGCCCAGGCCGTGATCTACCTTGCCGTGGCGCCCAAGAGCAATGCGGGCTACATGGCCTACAACAAGGCGCGCGCCTTCGTGAAGCAGGATGGAACACGCCCCGTGCCCATGCATCTGCGCAACGCGCCGACCCGGCTCATGAAGGAGCTCGACTACGGCAAGGGCTACCGCTACGCCCATGACGAGGAGGATGGCTTTGCCGCCGGCGAGAGTTACCTGCCCGAGGACATGGAGCCGCCGGGCTTCTACGCGCCGGTGCCGCGGGGGCTGGAGATCAAGATTGGCCAGAAGCTCGAAGAGCTGCGCGCGCGCAACGCCGCGGCGACCGACCCGGGGCGGCAATAG
- a CDS encoding branched-chain amino acid ABC transporter permease, whose translation MDILLQQIINGLVLGSMYALIALGYTMVYGIIQLINFAHGEVLMVGALTSWSCIGLMQGAMPNAPGWLILLLATLIACVVAATLNFTIEKVAYKRLRNSPRLAPLITAIGMSILLQTLAMIIWKPNYKPYPTLLPSVPIQVGGAVITVTQVLILAVTVLALASMVYLVGYTRLGRAMRATAENPRVAALMGVKPDMVISATFIIGAVLAAIAGIMWAANYGTAQHTMGFLPGLKAFTAAVFGGIGNLAGAVVGGILLGLIEAIGSGYIGTLTGGVLGSHYTDIFAFIVLIIVLTLRPSGLLGERVADRA comes from the coding sequence ATGGACATCTTGCTGCAGCAGATCATCAACGGTCTGGTTCTCGGCAGCATGTACGCCTTGATAGCCCTGGGCTACACCATGGTGTACGGCATCATCCAGCTCATCAACTTTGCCCACGGGGAAGTGCTCATGGTCGGCGCGCTGACCAGCTGGAGCTGCATCGGCCTGATGCAGGGCGCCATGCCGAACGCGCCCGGCTGGCTGATTCTGCTGCTGGCCACGCTGATTGCGTGCGTGGTGGCGGCAACGCTCAACTTCACGATCGAGAAGGTGGCCTACAAGCGCCTGCGCAACAGCCCGCGCCTGGCGCCCCTGATCACGGCCATCGGCATGTCCATCCTGCTGCAGACGCTGGCCATGATCATCTGGAAGCCCAACTACAAGCCGTACCCCACGCTGCTGCCCTCGGTGCCGATTCAGGTGGGCGGGGCGGTGATCACGGTGACCCAGGTGCTGATCCTGGCCGTGACGGTGCTGGCGCTGGCCTCCATGGTGTACCTCGTGGGCTATACGCGCCTGGGCCGCGCCATGCGCGCCACGGCCGAGAACCCGCGCGTGGCTGCGCTCATGGGCGTCAAGCCCGACATGGTGATCTCCGCCACCTTCATCATCGGCGCGGTGCTGGCGGCGATTGCCGGCATCATGTGGGCCGCCAACTATGGCACGGCCCAGCACACCATGGGCTTTCTGCCGGGGCTCAAGGCCTTCACGGCGGCGGTGTTCGGCGGCATCGGCAACCTGGCGGGTGCCGTGGTCGGGGGCATCCTGCTGGGTCTGATCGAGGCCATCGGCTCGGGCTACATCGGCACGCTCACGGGGGGCGTGCTGGGCAGCCACTACACCGACATCTTCGCCTTCATCGTGCTCATCATCGTGCTCACGCTGCGTCCCTCGGGCCTGCTGGGCGAGCGCGTGGCCGATCGCGCGTAA
- a CDS encoding ABC transporter ATP-binding protein, which yields MKNNKIQWILGGIALLVLPLVLQSFGNAWVRIADLALLYVMLALGLNIVVGYAGLLDLGYVAFYAVGAYMFGLLASPHLTDNFAWFAAHFPDGLHLSLWMVIPLALLLAAVTGVLLGIPVLKLRGDYLAIVTLGFGEIIRIFMNNLDHPVNITNGPKGLGQIDSVKIFGLDLARRLELFGYDINSVTLYYYLFLVLVLITIVICYRLQDSRIGRAWMAIREDEIAAKAMGINTRNMKLLAFGMGASFGGVSGAMFAAFQGFVSPESFSLMESVMIVAMVVLGGLGHIPGVILGAVLLSALPEVLRYVAGPLQSMTDGRLDASILRQLLIALAMIIIMLMRPRGLWPSPEHGKSLTQKS from the coding sequence ATGAAAAACAACAAGATCCAATGGATCCTCGGCGGCATCGCGCTGCTGGTGCTGCCGCTGGTGCTGCAGTCCTTCGGCAACGCCTGGGTGCGCATTGCCGACCTGGCGCTGCTGTACGTGATGCTGGCCCTGGGCCTGAACATCGTGGTGGGCTACGCGGGCCTGCTGGACCTGGGCTATGTCGCCTTCTATGCCGTGGGGGCCTACATGTTCGGCCTGCTGGCGTCCCCCCATCTGACGGACAACTTCGCCTGGTTTGCGGCGCATTTTCCCGACGGGCTGCATCTGTCGCTGTGGATGGTGATACCGCTGGCGCTGCTGCTGGCGGCGGTCACAGGGGTGCTGCTCGGCATCCCGGTGCTCAAGCTGCGCGGTGACTACCTGGCCATCGTCACGCTGGGCTTTGGCGAGATCATCCGCATCTTCATGAACAACCTGGACCACCCGGTCAACATCACCAACGGCCCCAAGGGGCTGGGGCAGATCGACTCCGTGAAGATCTTCGGGCTGGACCTGGCGCGCAGGCTGGAGCTGTTCGGCTACGACATCAACTCCGTCACTCTCTACTACTACCTGTTCCTGGTGCTGGTCTTGATCACCATCGTGATCTGCTACCGCCTGCAGGATTCGCGCATAGGCCGCGCTTGGATGGCCATCCGCGAGGATGAGATCGCCGCCAAGGCCATGGGCATCAACACGCGCAACATGAAGCTGCTGGCCTTTGGTATGGGCGCGTCGTTCGGCGGCGTCTCGGGTGCCATGTTCGCGGCCTTCCAGGGCTTTGTCTCGCCCGAGTCCTTCAGCCTGATGGAGTCGGTGATGATTGTCGCCATGGTCGTGCTCGGCGGCCTGGGCCACATTCCGGGGGTGATCCTGGGCGCCGTGTTGCTGTCGGCGCTGCCTGAGGTGCTGCGCTACGTGGCGGGCCCGCTGCAGAGCATGACCGATGGGCGCCTGGACGCCTCCATCCTGCGCCAGCTGCTGATTGCGCTGGCCATGATCATCATCATGCTGATGCGCCCGCGTGGCCTGTGGCCATCGCCCGAGCATGGCAAGAGCCTGACCCAGAAGTCCTGA
- a CDS encoding ABC transporter ATP-binding protein, with product MADTSKEVVLKVAGISKRFGGLQALSDVGLTIERGQVYGLIGPNGAGKTTFFNVITGLYTPDAGTFELAGKPYEPTAVHKVAQAGIARTFQNIRLFAEMTALENVMVGRHIRTRSGLFGAVFRTKGFRDEEAAIRRRAQELLDYVGVGKYADFKARTLSYGDQRRLEIARALATDPQLIALDEPAAGMNATEKLQLRELIDRIRRDNRTILIIEHDVKLIMGLCDRVTVLDYGKPIAEGTPAEVQKNDKVIEAYLGTGGH from the coding sequence ATGGCAGATACATCGAAGGAAGTGGTGCTTAAGGTCGCAGGCATCTCCAAGCGTTTCGGCGGCCTGCAGGCGCTGTCGGACGTGGGGCTCACCATAGAGCGCGGACAGGTCTACGGCCTGATCGGGCCCAATGGGGCGGGCAAGACGACGTTCTTCAACGTCATCACAGGCCTGTACACGCCCGATGCGGGCACATTCGAGCTGGCGGGCAAGCCTTACGAGCCTACAGCGGTGCACAAGGTGGCGCAGGCGGGCATTGCGCGCACCTTTCAGAACATACGCCTGTTTGCCGAGATGACGGCGCTGGAGAACGTGATGGTCGGACGGCATATCCGCACACGCTCCGGGTTGTTCGGTGCGGTCTTTCGCACCAAGGGCTTTCGGGACGAGGAGGCGGCAATCCGCCGCCGGGCACAGGAGCTGCTGGACTATGTGGGCGTGGGCAAGTACGCGGACTTCAAGGCGCGCACGCTGTCCTACGGCGACCAGCGTCGCCTGGAGATTGCCCGGGCCCTGGCCACCGATCCACAGCTGATTGCGCTCGACGAGCCCGCCGCCGGCATGAACGCCACCGAGAAGCTGCAGCTGCGCGAGCTCATCGACCGCATCCGGCGCGACAACCGCACCATCCTCATCATCGAGCACGACGTCAAGCTCATCATGGGGCTGTGCGATCGCGTCACGGTGCTCGACTACGGCAAGCCGATTGCCGAGGGCACGCCGGCCGAGGTGCAGAAGAACGACAAAGTGATAGAGGCCTACCTGGGTACCGGCGGGCACTGA
- a CDS encoding ABC transporter ATP-binding protein, whose translation MAEQSKQVLLQVKGLKVAYGGIQAVKGIDMEVREGELVTLIGSNGAGKTTTMKAITGGLALSDGNIEYLGRSIKGRGAWDLVKDGLVMVPEGRGVFARMTITENLLMGAYTRSDKAGIAADVEKMFTIFPRLRERKDQLAGTMSGGEQQMLAMGRALMSQPKVLLLDEPSMGLSPIMVDKIFEVVRDVYALGVTIVLVEQNASRALAIADRGYVMESGLITMTGAGQELLSDPRVRAAYLGE comes from the coding sequence ATGGCCGAACAATCCAAGCAAGTACTGCTGCAGGTCAAGGGGCTCAAGGTCGCCTATGGCGGCATCCAGGCCGTCAAGGGCATAGACATGGAGGTGCGCGAGGGCGAGCTCGTGACCCTGATCGGCTCCAACGGCGCCGGCAAGACCACGACCATGAAGGCCATCACCGGCGGCCTTGCGCTCAGCGATGGCAACATCGAGTATCTGGGCCGCAGCATCAAGGGCCGCGGAGCCTGGGATCTGGTCAAGGATGGTCTGGTGATGGTGCCCGAGGGGCGCGGCGTGTTTGCGCGCATGACCATCACCGAGAACCTGCTCATGGGCGCCTACACGCGCAGCGACAAGGCCGGCATTGCCGCCGACGTGGAGAAGATGTTCACCATCTTCCCGCGTCTGCGCGAACGCAAGGACCAGCTGGCCGGCACCATGAGTGGCGGCGAGCAGCAGATGCTGGCCATGGGCCGTGCGCTCATGAGCCAGCCCAAGGTGTTGCTGCTCGACGAGCCCTCCATGGGGCTGTCGCCCATCATGGTGGACAAGATCTTCGAGGTGGTGCGCGATGTCTATGCACTGGGCGTGACCATCGTGCTCGTGGAACAGAACGCCAGCCGTGCTCTCGCCATTGCCGATCGCGGCTATGTGATGGAGTCGGGTCTGATCACCATGACGGGTGCGGGGCAGGAGCTGCTGTCCGATCCGCGGGTGCGGGCGGCCTACCTGGGCGAGTGA